In the Leptolyngbya sp. SIO1E4 genome, one interval contains:
- a CDS encoding phycocyanobilin:ferredoxin oxidoreductase yields the protein MTASSSPSLRQQQHPMIRQLADIIETVWQRHLTLSPYQLPEDLGYIEGRLEGEKLVIENACYQTPQFRKLHLELARVGQTLDILHCVMFPRPDYGLPMFGCDLVGGRGQVSAAIVDLSPVSPDRALPETYLKALAALPAVAFSQPRDIPTWGDIFSDVCLFIRPTSAEEEQQFLRQVEAYLTIHCQQAVALQPTPERRAEILTGQNRYCTQQQQNDKTRRVLEKAFGKAWAERYMTTVLFDQASG from the coding sequence GCTGCGGCAACAGCAGCATCCGATGATTCGTCAGTTGGCGGACATCATTGAAACCGTCTGGCAACGTCACCTGACATTGTCGCCCTACCAGTTGCCGGAGGATTTGGGCTATATCGAAGGTCGCCTAGAAGGCGAAAAATTGGTCATTGAGAATGCCTGTTACCAGACGCCTCAATTCCGCAAGCTGCATTTAGAACTGGCGCGGGTAGGGCAGACGTTGGATATTTTGCACTGTGTGATGTTTCCCCGGCCTGATTATGGACTGCCCATGTTTGGCTGTGATCTTGTCGGAGGGCGAGGGCAGGTGAGCGCTGCCATCGTAGACCTCTCGCCGGTAAGCCCCGATCGCGCCCTACCGGAAACCTATCTAAAAGCGCTGGCTGCATTACCGGCTGTAGCCTTCAGCCAACCCCGGGACATTCCCACCTGGGGAGACATTTTTTCAGATGTCTGCCTGTTTATCCGCCCCACCTCTGCAGAAGAAGAGCAGCAGTTTCTGAGACAGGTAGAAGCCTATCTGACAATTCACTGCCAGCAGGCGGTTGCCCTGCAGCCCACCCCAGAGCGCCGGGCTGAAATTTTGACCGGGCAGAACCGCTACTGTACTCAACAGCAGCAAAATGACAAAACCCGTCGGGTGCTCGAAAAGGCTTTTGGGAAAGCTTGGGCAGAGCGGTACATGACCACTGTTCTATTTGATCAGGCTTCTGGGTAG
- the gmk gene encoding guanylate kinase: MTHTLTSDASVSFCPSLEQTAAANSFQENTPVPGRLVVFTGPSGVGKGTLLRQLRQRHPELYLSTSATTRSPRPGEIDGKHYYFVSPETFQQMIEKGELLEWAKFAGNCYGTPRQSVEIQIERGNQVILEIELEGARQVAQSFPDALKIFVLPPSYEELERRIRSRGQDDEAAIARRLKRAKIELEAASEFDVQVVNDNLDEALATLEAALFD; this comes from the coding sequence ATGACCCATACCCTCACTTCCGATGCTTCCGTGTCTTTCTGTCCATCGTTGGAGCAAACGGCTGCGGCGAACAGCTTCCAGGAGAACACGCCTGTACCTGGCAGATTAGTGGTGTTCACAGGGCCGAGTGGGGTCGGCAAAGGAACCCTCCTGCGTCAATTACGGCAACGGCATCCCGAATTGTATCTTTCTACATCGGCGACGACTCGGTCTCCCCGCCCGGGTGAAATAGACGGCAAACATTATTATTTTGTCAGCCCAGAAACCTTCCAGCAGATGATTGAAAAGGGTGAACTGTTGGAATGGGCTAAATTTGCAGGTAACTGCTACGGCACTCCACGTCAGTCAGTGGAGATTCAAATTGAGCGGGGCAACCAAGTAATTCTCGAAATTGAGCTGGAAGGGGCGCGTCAGGTGGCCCAATCTTTCCCCGATGCCCTTAAGATTTTTGTTCTACCCCCGTCCTATGAAGAGCTAGAACGACGTATCCGGAGTCGTGGGCAAGATGATGAAGCGGCGATCGCCCGCCGTCTGAAAAGGGCCAAAATTGAACTGGAGGCGGCTAGTGAGTTTGACGTCCAGGTCGTGAACGACAATCTTGATGAGGCTCTAGCCACCTTGGAAGCCGCCCTATTTGACTGA
- a CDS encoding thioredoxin family protein encodes MTHSSDPASLKTATPAPSGIAVKVRNLIVVSVAVVLSVLVVLGIQTQTPSASLESLAAEATPLETALVNGKPSLMEFYANWCTSCQAMAGDMTDLRATYSDQVNFVMLNVDNTKWLPEMLHYRVDGIPHFVYLDKTGETTAMAIGEQPKAVIASNLEALLADTELPYPQTVGRTSDLDDARTPNAEVNSRSDDPRSHGAQAAN; translated from the coding sequence ATGACGCATTCTTCTGATCCTGCTTCCTTAAAGACGGCAACACCGGCCCCTTCAGGGATAGCCGTAAAGGTTCGTAATCTCATTGTGGTGAGTGTTGCCGTGGTGTTGTCAGTGTTAGTGGTGCTGGGCATTCAGACCCAAACGCCATCGGCCTCTTTAGAAAGCCTAGCTGCTGAGGCCACGCCCTTAGAAACAGCATTGGTTAACGGCAAACCCTCGCTAATGGAGTTTTATGCGAACTGGTGCACGTCCTGCCAAGCCATGGCAGGGGATATGACTGACCTGCGGGCCACTTATAGTGACCAGGTCAACTTTGTGATGTTGAACGTAGACAACACTAAGTGGCTGCCAGAGATGCTGCACTACCGCGTAGATGGCATTCCCCATTTTGTATATCTCGACAAAACTGGTGAAACCACAGCCATGGCGATCGGGGAACAGCCCAAAGCCGTCATTGCTAGTAATCTAGAGGCACTACTAGCAGACACTGAACTGCCTTATCCGCAGACAGTAGGTCGGACATCTGATCTAGACGACGCGCGCACTCCCAATGCTGAGGTCAACAGTCGTAGCGATGATCCCCGCAGCCATGGTGCCCAAGCTGCAAATTAG
- a CDS encoding 4Fe-4S binding protein produces the protein MKKRVTLTFPKRSIHQPITYQLAKDFNVAANIIRAQVAPNQIGKLVVELSGDIDQLDEAIAWLQEQEIGVSQASREILIDEDSCVHCGLCTGVCPSEALTLAPDTFKLTFARSRCIVCEQCIPTCPVQAISTNL, from the coding sequence ATGAAAAAGCGAGTAACGCTGACTTTTCCCAAGCGATCAATTCATCAACCCATTACCTATCAGTTGGCAAAAGACTTTAATGTGGCTGCTAATATCATTCGCGCTCAGGTCGCCCCGAATCAGATTGGCAAACTGGTCGTCGAACTCTCAGGTGATATTGATCAACTAGATGAGGCGATCGCCTGGCTACAAGAGCAGGAGATTGGGGTTTCCCAAGCCAGTCGCGAGATCTTGATTGACGAAGACAGCTGTGTCCACTGCGGGCTGTGTACAGGGGTGTGTCCATCAGAGGCCCTAACCCTGGCACCGGACACCTTTAAGCTGACCTTTGCGCGATCGCGCTGCATCGTGTGCGAACAATGTATTCCGACCTGCCCCGTGCAGGCAATCTCGACGAATCTCTGA
- a CDS encoding YraN family protein, translating to MPQSSKKQLGDSGEALVVNWLQQKGWKIIAQQWHCRWGELDIVAHHGPPQSCLAFVEVKTRRRGSLDHDGRLAITPQKQRKLWRSAERFLSQHPQYRELPCRFDVALVAHSVSRDQPVLSIEANSDTSPSLALIDYIANAFQLS from the coding sequence ATGCCCCAATCCTCGAAAAAGCAATTGGGCGATAGCGGCGAAGCCCTTGTCGTCAACTGGCTTCAGCAAAAAGGGTGGAAGATCATTGCCCAACAGTGGCATTGTCGCTGGGGCGAGCTGGATATCGTCGCCCATCATGGCCCCCCTCAGTCGTGCCTGGCCTTTGTAGAAGTCAAAACCCGGCGGCGAGGCAGCCTTGACCATGACGGTCGCCTCGCCATCACCCCTCAAAAGCAGCGAAAATTATGGCGCAGTGCCGAGCGCTTCCTCAGCCAGCATCCCCAGTATAGAGAGCTGCCTTGCCGGTTTGATGTCGCCCTGGTAGCGCACAGCGTCTCTCGTGATCAGCCAGTTTTAAGTATTGAGGCAAATTCTGATACGTCACCGTCCCTGGCTTTAATCGACTATATTGCAAACGCCTTTCAGTTGAGCTGA
- a CDS encoding DNA primase, with the protein MSTPRLHPDTIAAVRDRADIVDIVSERVVLKKQGKDYVGLCPFHDDKSPSFSVSPSKQFYYCFSCGAGGNAFKFVMELEQRSFSDVVLDLAKRYQVPVKTLEPEKRQELQRQLTLREQLFEILAVTTSFFEHALRRPDGAEALTYLQTQRQLTDETIQQFQLGYAPGGWQTLYGYLVDQKRYPVALVEQAGLIVPRTSGSGYYDRFRNRLMIPIHDIRGRVIGFGGRALTDEDKPKYLNSPDTELFDKGQTLFGLDKARSAIAKDDRALVVEGYFDVMALHSAGLSNAVAALGTALNANQVRQLLRYTESKQVVLNFDADAAGVKAAQRAIGEVAVMAYRGDVQLRILNTPAGKDPDEYLRNHAVADYQSLLAVAPLWLDWQIQQIVKDRDLQQADQFQQTSQEIVALLSEIANADTRTHYVRQCAELFSHGDARLMPLMAENLMVQVRRARRSPKGQPTRPTLSFTQTSTLEEAEAALLRIFIHSADHRTTVLETLENRDLQFSYSHHRALWQTLRAQTQANSAADPTTLVDWLRDRAVESLTLAQTQHLFYLDEKTHRDVLRAPLVVRAAAACIEQALCEKRYRHFLQLWSEGDCTHPSEQQRYYQNQVYAEKRRIAELDRERQTTFEDLAKLPWVGQSYQTQS; encoded by the coding sequence ATGAGTACCCCCCGCCTCCACCCCGATACTATTGCTGCCGTTCGAGATCGCGCCGACATCGTGGACATTGTCTCTGAGCGGGTCGTGCTCAAAAAGCAAGGGAAAGATTATGTCGGCCTGTGTCCGTTCCATGACGATAAATCCCCCAGCTTTAGCGTCAGCCCCAGCAAGCAGTTTTACTATTGCTTTTCCTGTGGGGCTGGGGGCAACGCCTTTAAATTTGTCATGGAGTTGGAGCAGCGATCGTTCTCCGACGTGGTGCTCGATTTAGCCAAGCGTTACCAGGTACCTGTCAAAACCCTAGAGCCTGAAAAACGCCAGGAACTACAGCGACAGTTAACCCTCCGAGAACAGCTCTTCGAAATCTTAGCCGTCACCACCAGCTTTTTTGAGCATGCCTTGCGGCGTCCAGATGGGGCTGAGGCCCTGACCTATTTGCAAACACAGCGGCAGCTAACCGACGAAACCATCCAGCAGTTTCAGCTAGGCTATGCACCGGGAGGATGGCAGACCCTCTACGGCTATCTAGTGGATCAAAAACGCTATCCCGTTGCCCTGGTTGAGCAAGCCGGGTTAATTGTCCCCCGCACCTCTGGCAGCGGTTACTACGATCGCTTTCGCAACCGATTAATGATCCCAATCCATGACATCCGGGGGCGGGTGATCGGCTTTGGCGGGCGGGCCCTAACTGACGAAGATAAGCCTAAATATCTGAACTCCCCCGACACTGAACTTTTCGACAAAGGTCAAACCCTCTTTGGTCTGGACAAAGCTCGCAGCGCGATCGCCAAAGATGATCGCGCCCTTGTGGTCGAAGGCTACTTCGACGTGATGGCCCTCCATAGCGCAGGGCTCTCCAACGCCGTTGCAGCGTTGGGAACTGCGCTAAATGCCAACCAGGTTCGTCAACTGCTACGCTACACCGAATCCAAGCAGGTGGTACTTAACTTTGACGCCGATGCTGCCGGGGTAAAGGCTGCCCAACGGGCCATTGGCGAGGTCGCAGTGATGGCCTATCGGGGAGACGTGCAGCTGCGGATTTTGAATACGCCCGCCGGTAAAGACCCAGACGAGTATCTTCGCAACCACGCGGTGGCTGACTACCAGTCGCTGCTGGCAGTAGCCCCCTTGTGGCTCGATTGGCAAATTCAACAAATTGTCAAAGACCGAGACCTGCAGCAGGCCGATCAGTTTCAGCAGACATCCCAAGAAATTGTTGCCCTGCTGAGTGAAATTGCCAATGCTGACACCCGCACCCACTATGTACGACAGTGTGCGGAACTCTTCAGCCATGGGGATGCTCGCCTTATGCCCCTGATGGCTGAAAATCTGATGGTGCAAGTGCGCCGGGCCCGGCGATCGCCCAAAGGCCAGCCCACGCGCCCGACCCTCTCCTTCACCCAAACCAGCACCCTGGAAGAGGCCGAAGCTGCCCTTCTGCGCATTTTCATTCACAGCGCTGATCATCGCACCACCGTCTTGGAAACGCTCGAAAACCGCGATCTCCAGTTCAGCTATTCCCACCATCGGGCCCTTTGGCAAACCCTCCGCGCCCAAACCCAGGCCAACTCTGCCGCCGACCCGACCACCCTCGTAGACTGGCTGCGCGATCGAGCCGTAGAATCCCTCACCCTAGCCCAGACCCAGCACCTGTTCTATCTCGACGAAAAGACCCATCGAGACGTCTTGCGGGCGCCCCTTGTCGTCCGGGCCGCCGCTGCCTGCATCGAACAAGCCCTCTGCGAAAAGCGCTATCGCCATTTTCTGCAACTCTGGAGCGAGGGCGATTGCACCCACCCCTCCGAGCAGCAGCGCTATTACCAAAACCAGGTTTATGCCGAAAAGCGCCGCATCGCAGAATTAGATCGAGAACGGCAGACGACCTTTGAAGATCTGGCTAAGCTACCTTGGGTAGGGCAAAGCTATCAGACCCAGAGCTAA
- a CDS encoding DUF554 domain-containing protein — protein MLSFWARTSGTWINVATVLIGSGVGLLLRHRLPTAMQQIITQAVGLLTLVIGFAMAQSLFEVEAGPIDGVILGLLAIVMGGLLGEWWQLEAKLMALGDALKARVKGGGRFTEGFVSASLLFCVGPMTVIGSLENGLSGDNTLLTLKATMDGLATIALTGTYGVGVSFSALTVWVIQGGLSLLAGSLATVIRDPATDPHILLSTGIGGMMIIGLGFGLLDMAKIRVASFLPALVVGPILVVIARFWVS, from the coding sequence ATGCTGAGCTTTTGGGCCCGTACAAGTGGTACCTGGATCAATGTCGCCACAGTTTTGATCGGGTCAGGGGTCGGGCTACTGTTGCGTCATCGCCTTCCCACTGCCATGCAGCAAATCATTACCCAGGCGGTGGGCTTGTTGACCCTTGTGATTGGGTTTGCCATGGCGCAGAGTTTATTTGAGGTAGAGGCTGGCCCCATTGATGGTGTGATTCTAGGGCTGTTAGCGATCGTGATGGGTGGCTTACTCGGGGAATGGTGGCAATTGGAGGCAAAGCTCATGGCCCTGGGAGATGCCCTCAAAGCCCGCGTCAAAGGTGGAGGTCGCTTCACAGAGGGGTTTGTCAGCGCTAGCCTGTTGTTTTGTGTGGGCCCCATGACCGTCATTGGCAGTTTAGAGAACGGGTTATCGGGGGACAATACGCTGCTCACCCTAAAAGCCACAATGGACGGGTTGGCCACGATCGCCCTGACCGGGACATATGGTGTCGGGGTTAGCTTTTCGGCGCTGACGGTGTGGGTAATACAGGGGGGTCTCTCGCTGCTGGCGGGGAGTTTGGCGACGGTGATTCGTGACCCCGCGACCGATCCCCACATTCTGCTGTCAACGGGTATCGGCGGCATGATGATTATTGGTTTGGGGTTTGGGCTACTGGATATGGCCAAAATTCGAGTGGCGTCGTTTTTACCCGCGCTGGTGGTAGGCCCGATTTTGGTGGTGATCGCTCGATTTTGGGTCAGCTAA
- a CDS encoding tellurite resistance TerB family protein, which translates to MGLFDSVFNAEKGITETDLTPAEAFAAVALVAIAADGYLSDQEGRDMTMLLSRMQLFRSFSNDVMHRMFDKLLAMLKRQGPGELIGLSKSCLPQDLRETAFAVATDLVLSDGTVTSQEQAFLDDLYRILEIPGDTALQIVQVMTIKNRG; encoded by the coding sequence ATGGGGTTGTTTGACAGTGTATTTAATGCCGAAAAAGGCATCACCGAAACCGATTTAACGCCCGCAGAAGCGTTTGCAGCAGTGGCGCTAGTGGCGATCGCAGCGGATGGGTATCTCTCAGACCAAGAAGGACGCGACATGACGATGCTATTGTCGCGAATGCAGCTCTTCCGGAGCTTTTCCAATGATGTCATGCACCGGATGTTCGACAAGTTACTGGCAATGCTAAAGCGTCAAGGCCCAGGGGAGCTGATTGGCTTATCCAAAAGCTGTCTGCCCCAAGATTTGCGCGAAACAGCCTTTGCCGTGGCTACGGATTTGGTGCTCTCCGATGGTACGGTCACGTCTCAAGAGCAAGCCTTTTTGGATGATCTCTATCGCATCCTGGAGATTCCAGGCGACACCGCTTTGCAAATCGTACAGGTGATGACCATCAAAAATCGAGGCTAG
- a CDS encoding tetratricopeptide repeat protein yields MQQRDKVWAGLMALVMLSMGVPEKARAVSNSPIRGEPSLSPFWLIMPGLSASTGVERSLVASTNDRRAEADQWLQQGIEHSRRSQLQAAQTSFEAALARYRELGDRPSEVTALIHLADTHTALGQYRQALALLEQALAIAQEIQDPNYEANALNGLSWVHVLLNDAHLSRTYAEQALRLHQQLQDVGGEAQALNHLGLAYYSLNDYSKATAYYQQALPRFRQVEDPSGEGNVLMNQGVAYFALNDYWQAITYYEQALSRVRQAGDRQGEANVFTNLGNVYSALNNYQQAIAYYEQALPLFQDMGNRQGEANVLMNLGLVAWSLSNYREAIAYYEQALPLFQQIENSEREANTFMSLGNAYGALSDYQAAIVHYEQALPLFQQMADLSGQANTLNNLGVAYTALSDYRLAIAYLEQAQPLFQQVEDPQGTANALANLGNAYNRLSDYPSAIADYDQALRLFRQIEDRQGAANALNNLGLVYQSLGSHQDAIVYYEDALSLFQQIENRDGEALVLGNLGLLYWLLEDYSQALSYLEQSLALYQAIENPNGEARVFAALGIGYLARGEYDQAVSYLEQSLPLFQSVGDVLGHAHTLTYLGKTYTALNDYDRASAYYEQALPLFQQIENRAGEGFLLSSLGELFARQDQTELAITFYKSSVNVRESIRGDLQRLSQDLQQTYTASIATDYRALADLLLQQDRIMEAQRVLDLLKVQELDEYLRGVQRTGATQEGIDYLRPEATILAQYDDLQQSAVAAGQELADLKAIAEAERTAAQTQRIAALTALLDDINRDFRNFARSPEVQALVDQLSYDAQEASLSLNQLDRLRDELKQLNAVIFYPLILEDRIELVITTPDSPPLRRTVPVPRAELNRTILAFRDALTTADPAIEDPAQQLYDWLIRPLEADLAEAGVETIIYSPDGQLRYIPLAALHDGEDWLIQRYQVNNITAASLTDLTETDVANPRILAGAYADETLVHTAEVNGKTYTFQGLPGAGLEIDSLPTDMKLLDEAFSLDAVRPIMDEYTVLHFATHAAFVPGVPEDSFILFGNGDTPTLRDVAGWSLNGVDLVVLSACETGVGGLGNGEEILGLGYQFQLSGAKAVMSSLWQVSDQGTQMLMTAFYDALGQGMTKAAALQAAQIAVMTGDLDSAVEGDERSAIQPILREGAGAIDVDDYSHPYYWASFILIGNGQ; encoded by the coding sequence ATGCAGCAGCGAGATAAGGTGTGGGCTGGGCTGATGGCATTGGTAATGCTAAGCATGGGGGTGCCTGAGAAGGCGAGAGCTGTCTCGAACAGTCCAATACGGGGGGAGCCCTCTCTCTCACCCTTCTGGTTAATAATGCCTGGGTTGTCCGCATCAACAGGCGTTGAGCGGTCCCTTGTCGCCTCAACCAATGATCGCAGGGCTGAGGCAGATCAGTGGCTGCAGCAGGGTATCGAGCATTCCCGTCGCAGCCAGCTACAGGCGGCACAAACGTCTTTCGAAGCGGCCTTAGCCCGCTATCGAGAACTGGGCGATCGCCCCTCAGAAGTTACAGCACTCATCCACTTGGCAGATACCCATACTGCCTTAGGTCAATATCGTCAGGCCTTGGCGCTGCTAGAACAGGCGTTAGCGATCGCTCAGGAAATTCAAGATCCTAACTATGAAGCCAATGCCCTTAATGGCTTGAGCTGGGTTCATGTACTCCTCAACGACGCTCACCTCTCACGGACTTATGCCGAGCAGGCCCTCAGGCTGCATCAACAACTCCAAGATGTTGGCGGAGAGGCGCAAGCCCTGAATCATTTGGGGCTGGCTTATTATTCGCTAAACGATTACTCCAAGGCGACTGCCTACTACCAGCAAGCTCTCCCTCGGTTTCGACAGGTCGAAGACCCTTCTGGGGAAGGCAACGTGCTGATGAATCAAGGGGTTGCCTACTTTGCCCTGAATGACTATTGGCAAGCAATCACCTACTACGAGCAAGCTTTATCTCGGGTGCGACAGGCTGGAGACCGTCAGGGCGAAGCCAATGTTTTCACGAATCTGGGCAATGTTTACAGCGCTTTGAACAACTATCAACAAGCCATCGCCTATTACGAGCAAGCACTGCCGCTGTTTCAGGACATGGGTAACCGTCAGGGCGAAGCCAATGTCCTGATGAATCTAGGGCTGGTTGCATGGTCGCTCAGCAACTACCGGGAGGCAATTGCCTACTACGAGCAAGCGCTGCCGCTGTTTCAGCAAATTGAAAACTCGGAAAGAGAAGCCAATACTTTCATGAGTTTGGGAAATGCGTACGGTGCCCTCAGCGATTATCAGGCCGCTATTGTGCACTATGAGCAGGCGTTGCCACTCTTTCAACAAATGGCAGACCTCTCTGGGCAGGCCAATACCCTGAACAATCTAGGCGTTGCCTACACGGCCTTGAGTGATTATCGCCTGGCGATCGCTTACTTAGAACAGGCCCAACCGCTCTTTCAACAAGTCGAAGATCCCCAAGGCACGGCCAATGCGCTTGCAAATCTTGGCAATGCCTACAATCGCCTGAGTGATTACCCATCTGCGATCGCCGACTATGACCAGGCCCTCAGGCTATTTCGACAAATTGAAGACCGCCAAGGCGCAGCCAATGCTTTGAATAACCTGGGTCTGGTCTATCAATCTCTGGGGTCGCATCAAGACGCGATCGTCTATTACGAAGATGCCCTCTCCCTGTTTCAGCAAATTGAAAATCGGGATGGGGAAGCGTTAGTGCTGGGAAACTTAGGCCTGCTCTACTGGTTGCTTGAGGATTACAGTCAGGCGCTGTCCTATCTTGAGCAGTCACTCGCACTCTATCAAGCCATTGAAAATCCCAATGGTGAGGCTAGAGTATTCGCTGCTTTAGGGATTGGCTATCTTGCCCGGGGGGAGTATGACCAGGCGGTTTCATACCTTGAGCAAAGCTTGCCACTATTTCAATCGGTAGGGGATGTTCTAGGCCATGCCCATACCCTGACTTATCTGGGCAAGACCTACACAGCGCTCAATGACTACGACCGAGCAAGTGCCTACTACGAGCAGGCGCTGCCGCTGTTTCAGCAAATTGAGAATCGAGCTGGAGAGGGGTTCTTACTCAGCAGTCTGGGGGAGCTGTTTGCCCGCCAAGACCAGACAGAACTGGCCATTACTTTTTATAAGTCCTCCGTCAACGTACGGGAATCCATTCGAGGCGATTTACAGAGGCTTTCACAAGACCTGCAGCAAACCTATACCGCATCCATTGCCACCGATTATCGTGCTTTAGCCGATTTGTTGCTGCAACAAGACCGCATCATGGAGGCTCAGCGGGTGCTTGACCTCCTGAAAGTGCAAGAACTCGACGAATATTTGCGGGGGGTACAGCGCACAGGGGCCACGCAAGAAGGCATAGACTACCTGCGTCCAGAAGCAACCATTCTGGCTCAGTATGATGATCTGCAGCAATCTGCCGTAGCTGCAGGGCAAGAACTTGCCGATCTCAAAGCCATTGCTGAAGCAGAGCGGACTGCTGCCCAAACCCAGCGCATTGCTGCCCTGACCGCTCTACTCGATGACATTAACCGCGACTTCCGCAATTTTGCCCGTAGCCCTGAAGTGCAGGCTCTGGTAGATCAGCTCAGCTACGATGCCCAAGAAGCCAGCCTCAGTCTCAACCAACTTGATCGCCTGCGCGATGAACTGAAACAACTCAATGCCGTCATCTTCTATCCCTTAATCCTGGAAGACCGCATTGAGTTAGTGATTACCACCCCTGACTCACCCCCGCTGCGGCGTACTGTCCCCGTGCCCCGTGCCGAGTTGAACCGCACCATCCTGGCCTTTCGTGATGCCCTGACAACGGCTGACCCGGCTATTGAAGACCCCGCCCAACAGCTTTATGACTGGCTGATCCGTCCCCTAGAAGCCGACCTTGCTGAAGCGGGTGTAGAGACTATCATCTACTCCCCGGATGGGCAGCTGCGCTACATTCCCCTGGCGGCGCTGCACGATGGTGAAGACTGGCTGATTCAGCGCTACCAGGTTAATAACATTACCGCAGCCTCACTCACTGACTTGACTGAAACCGATGTTGCTAACCCGCGTATCTTGGCCGGGGCATATGCGGATGAAACCCTGGTGCATACCGCTGAAGTGAACGGCAAAACCTACACTTTCCAAGGCTTACCCGGTGCAGGTCTGGAGATTGACAGTTTGCCGACTGACATGAAGCTCTTAGATGAGGCCTTTAGCTTAGACGCGGTGCGGCCCATCATGGACGAATACACCGTACTTCATTTCGCAACCCATGCGGCGTTTGTGCCGGGTGTTCCTGAAGATTCGTTTATTCTCTTTGGCAATGGCGACACCCCCACTCTGCGAGATGTTGCTGGCTGGTCGCTCAATGGAGTTGACTTGGTGGTGCTCAGCGCCTGTGAAACAGGCGTGGGGGGGCTGGGCAATGGGGAAGAAATCCTCGGGTTGGGATATCAGTTTCAACTCAGTGGTGCTAAGGCTGTCATGTCATCCCTGTGGCAAGTGAGCGATCAGGGAACCCAAATGCTGATGACCGCTTTTTATGATGCGCTGGGGCAAGGGATGACAAAAGCAGCAGCTCTACAAGCGGCTCAGATTGCTGTGATGACAGGTGATCTGGACAGTGCTGTAGAAGGCGATGAGCGGTCAGCGATTCAACCCATCCTGCGTGAAGGTGCAGGAGCTATAGACGTCGATGACTACAGCCACCCTTACTACTGGGCCTCCTTCATTCTCATTGGCAATGGCCAGTAG
- a CDS encoding PPC domain-containing protein — protein MLIPLLIAQAVSTADYPCWMETANGQIVNMDYLCQPATAMPDSDSSSAEQASTQGGGYVLQQQGRLEAGDEIASDGSLFDRYTFEGQAGQFVTITLDSEEFDTYLELLDGSENLLAADDDRDFTTTNSAISIALPETGTYQVIVNSFWMGEQGSYTLVVQGATTP, from the coding sequence ATGTTGATTCCCCTTTTAATCGCCCAGGCTGTTTCAACTGCAGACTATCCCTGTTGGATGGAAACTGCCAACGGACAAATCGTTAACATGGACTACCTATGTCAGCCCGCTACGGCAATGCCAGACAGCGACAGCAGCAGCGCTGAGCAGGCAAGCACACAAGGGGGAGGCTATGTTCTGCAACAGCAAGGCCGTTTGGAAGCCGGAGATGAAATCGCCTCAGACGGCAGCCTGTTTGATCGCTACACGTTTGAAGGCCAAGCTGGCCAATTCGTCACCATTACCCTGGACAGCGAAGAGTTTGACACGTACTTAGAACTGCTGGACGGCTCAGAGAATCTCCTGGCTGCAGATGATGATAGAGACTTTACGACAACCAACTCAGCCATTAGCATCGCCTTGCCTGAAACTGGCACTTACCAAGTGATCGTCAACAGCTTTTGGATGGGCGAGCAGGGCAGCTATACCCTGGTAGTTCAGGGCGCTACCACCCCCTAA
- a CDS encoding DUF1232 domain-containing protein produces the protein MKRLLGGPIYKWFINLIRNSKYRWAVILGSLIYLISPLDISPDILPVIGWIDDGLLASIVVTELTQIVLEKRREKAGVVHQSRSNKNADAVIDVESVTVG, from the coding sequence ATGAAACGCTTACTGGGCGGGCCAATTTACAAATGGTTTATCAACCTAATTCGCAATTCAAAATATCGTTGGGCAGTCATCTTAGGATCTCTCATTTATCTGATTAGCCCTTTAGATATTTCCCCGGACATTCTTCCAGTCATCGGTTGGATTGATGATGGATTACTAGCCAGCATTGTCGTAACTGAGTTGACTCAAATAGTGCTGGAAAAACGCCGCGAAAAAGCAGGTGTCGTGCATCAGTCTCGCTCCAACAAGAATGCTGATGCTGTGATTGATGTTGAGTCAGTCACCGTAGGCTAA